The Planctomycetaceae bacterium genome includes the window TGCGTTCCCGAAAGCCGGGCTGTTTCCAGGCCGACCGGATCATCTGCACCATTTGGCGCCGCTTGGGTTCTGGATCGTCAGCCTTGAAAGGATAATCTAACCCCAACACTTTTCGCATGGCCTGGTGGGCGGCTTCGCGCACGGCAGGGCTGGCGTCTTCCATCCCGTCGAGGATCGTATCCATCGTCTCGTACGCGCGGGCGTGCCCGAGCGTGGTGATGGCCGAAGAACGGACGCCCTCGTCCGGATCGGTTTTGGCCGCCTCCACCAGGGCCTGCTGGGCATCCTTCTGTTCAATCACGCCTTTGGAGATGGTTTGATTGAGCGTGACCGCGGCCTTCGATCGCACCATGGGGCGCGAGTCTTTCATGGCGACGATCAAGGCGGGTGTGGCCTTTTCGCCCAGAGGCCCCAGGGCGCCGACGGCCTTGCGGGCGATATCCGTATCCTGCTTGCGGGTCATCTCGACGAGCCCGCCGACATCGCCGGATTGCTGAAGCTGGCGGATGCGGGCCAGATCGGGGTTGGCGTCCTGATCGTTCTGCCAGGTCATGGCCAGCGTCACCAGCGCGCCGGCGATAAGAACGCCGGCAATAATGAGCGTGACAATCGACCATGTGCTGAATCGTGCTGCCATGGAACCTCACATCTAGTCCGGCTGCCAGTAGTTCTGCCGGATGAACGCTTCCTTGGGATTGATCTCGTCGGGATCCATGCCGCGGACTCTGCCGTCGACGAACAGGACGTTGACCTTGCCGCGATGGCGGGCGAAGTCCAGCACGTTGTCGTTGTTGGAGTCGTAGGTGGCCTGGGTGTCCCAGTCGTCCAGCGCCGGGTCGATCTTGACGCTGGGCGCCACATAGTCGATGGCGAAAATCTGGTTGGGATTTTTGAGCGTCTCGGCCAGTTCATTCATCCCGTAGTTGGTGCGCAGATCCTCGTCCGGCTCGGCGGATGGGGTGCCGCCACCGCCTTCTTCGCTGGATGCCCCCGGGGGCAGGATGACGTAATCTTCATAGCCGGCGGTGGTGCAGCACAGCAGGGAACCGGGCACGACGTTCAGGTCGCCTTTGGGCACGCCCGGCTGCGGATTGAAGCAGCTCAGAGCCCATTGGCTGATGGCGAACTGGCGGTCCGGCATCAGAATGAGCGGCCCCTTGTTGCTGGCGGCGGTGGCGGAGGTCTTACCGACGATCGAAAAGTCGGTGCTGTTGCTACCGTAGTAGCCGCTGCCCACAACCACCGTATCACCCGGATATACCGGCACCCGCGGACTGACCCAGACCTTCACGCCGCTGCCAAAGGGCTCGACCTTGATGAACGGCTTGGTAAAGCGGTAATGGTTGGCGCCGGTTCCGTAGTACCCGCCGCCGCCCCAGGAGTAGATCTCCACCGCCCAGAAGTGTGTGCCTGAACCGTCGCCGCCATCGTACACCGTGTCTCTGAGCTTGAGGTAGTCCGCTCCCCACCACTGCACCTGGTCCCCAGGATTACCCGCCTGGCAACTGCCCACCACCCGGTTGCCGAAATTGGAGTTCGTCATCCCATTGCGCTGCGTCTGGGACATGTGGATGCTCCAGGGCGTGTCGTCGTTGAAGGAGTACATGCCCCCGTTGAGCCCGCCCCGCGTCTCGTTATTGTACCCGTTGAGGGCCCAGGCCTGAATGAACTGGGAGATGTCCACGGCGTTGGGGCTTGTCCCTTCGCCGCCGCTCTTGCCGGCACTGGCCGTGGCGTAGTAATCGTCCGATTCCGGACAGCGGAAGACGCTGGCCGTGCCGTCGACGTGCGGGCGAAGCGTTGCCACCCACGCCGCCGGGGTAATCTTTCGCTTCCCGTCCGATTCCACCCAGACCGCCTGGCCGATGCTCTTGAGATTGTTGGCGCAGATAAAATTGTTGGCCGCTGACGTGAGGTTCGACACCGAGGGAATGAGCAGGGTGACCAGGATCGCCAGCACGGCGATGACCACAAGCAGTTCGGTTAAGGTGAATGCCTGCAGACGCGGGTGGCTCGACCTAATCATGGCATGTCTCCGTGAATTACCGGGGAGGCTGTCCCGCAATACCGCTACCGCGCCCCGGGTATAGTATATTATGACTTCGGACGGGGCCCATGTCCACCTTTGGCTCAAAGGAATCTTTTGTTTGGTTGATTTGTCGCCGCCGCTGCGGTATATTGCTGCTCCCATGGTTCCTTCATCCGGGTATGACGTGATGAACGTGACGGCCTTGCACCGGTGCAAGACCCTGCGTGCGATGCGCGCGGCCAATTGGCCGCTGAGCTAGCGGGACTCGACGAAGCCATACACCACCGGCCTCTTTTTCTGGGAACGCCCCATGCCTCGACAGAACATTCGCAACATTGCCATTATCGCTCACGTGGACCACGGCAAGACGTCGCTGGTCGATCAGCTCCTGCGCCAGTGCGGACAGTTCCGCAAGGGCGAGATGATGGGGCAGTTCATCCTCGACTCCAACCCCCTCGAGCGCGAGCGCGGGATCACCATCCTGGCCAAGAACTGCGCCATCGAGTACACCGACCGCGCGGGGCAGCACTACCACATCAACATCGTCGACACGCCCGGACACGCCGACTTCTCCGGCGAGGTCGAACGCGTGCTCAAGATGGCCGACGGCGTGCTGCTGCTGGTCGACGCCTTCGACGGCGTCATGCCCCAGACGCGCTACGTGCTGAGCAAGGCCCTCGAGGTCGGGCTCGAGCCCATCGTCGTCGTCAACAAGATGGACCGCCCCGACGCCCGCCCCAAGCAGGTGATCGACCAGGTCTTCGACCTGCTGGTGGACCTGGGGGCCGAAGAGCACGCCATGAACTTCCCGCTGGTGTTCGCCTCGGCCAAGGAAGGCTGGGCGGCCATCGACATCGACAACCTGCCCCCCCCCGGCACTGGAGACATCCACCCGCTGTTCGAGGCGATCATCCGCCACGTGCCGGCCCCGACGTTCGACCCCGAGGCCCCCCTGCAGGCGCTGGTGACGACGCTGGACTACAGCGACTACGTCGGGCGCATCGGGATCGGGCGAGTCTTCGCCGGGCGGCTCAAGAAGGGCGCCAATATCATGGTGATCAATCGCGCGGGCGAGCACACGCCGCGCACCGTCTCGCAGGTCATGCAGTTCGAGGGCCTCGGCCGGCACGAGGTCGACGTGATCGAGGCGGGGGACCTGTTCGCCGTCGTCGGCCTCGAGGCCATCGACATCGGCGACACGCTGGCGTGCCCGGACTTCCCCAAGGCCCTGCCCACGCTGCCGGTGGATGAGCCGACGCTGCACATGACCTTCCGCATCAACGACGGACCCTTCGCCGGGCAGGACGGAAAGTACGTCACCAACCGCCAGCTCCGCGAGCGGCTGATGAAGGAGCTGCAGTCTAACGTCGCCCTGCGAGTGGAAGACCTCGGCGACGAGTACACCGTCAGCGGCCGCGGGCTGCTGCACCTGGGCATCCTGCTGGAGAACATGCGTCGCGAGGGGTACGAGCTGACCGTCGGCAAGCCCGAGGTGATCTACCACATCGAGGACGGCAAGAAGCAAGAGCCCATCGAGCGGCTGGTCGTCGACGTGGCCAGCGAGGCCGTCGGCTCGATGATGCAGCTCATGGGCGACCGCCGCGCCGAGATGCTCAACATGGAGACGCAGGGCTCGCGCACGCTGGCCGAGTTCACCATCCCCGCCCGCGGGCTCATCGGCCTGCGAAACCGCATGCTCACCGCCACGCAGGGCGAGGCGATCATGCACCACCGATTCTGGCGCTACGAGCCGGTCCGCGGCGACATCCCCGGCCGCGCCAACGGCGTCATGATCGCCACCGATTCCGGACCGGTGACGGGCTACGCCCTGGAAGGCCTGGCCGACCGCGGCGTGATGTTCGTCACCCCCGGCGACGAAGTGTACGAGGGGCAGATCGTCGGCGAGCACTGCAAAGACACCGACATCCCCGTCAACGCCGTGCGGGCCAAGAAGCTCACCAACATGCGCGTCTCGAACAAGGAACAGACCGTCACCCTCAAGGCCGCCCGCAGCATGTCGCTGGAGTCGGCCCTGGAGTACATCGAGTCCGACGAGCTGGTCGAGCTGACCCCCAAGACCATCCGCATCCGCAAGCGCTACCTGAAAGAAACCGACCGCAAGCGCCACGCGCGGCAGTAGAGAAGCAGTGGTGAGTTGTGGGCCTGCCCGCCGTAGCCTTGGCAAAGGCGGGAGGTCAGTGGTGAGAAAGAGCAGTGGGTCGCCGTCGTTAGCGGCGGAGCTTGCTCCGCGCGTTCGCCGCAGATCGTCCGGTCGCGAAGTCTGCGCGAAAGCGGTATGCGCTATACCACAATTCCACTTCCTTGCACTTTGTTGTACTTTTCACAGCACTTTCGCGGGAACCCGCCCCATCCGCTCTCTCGCACCCAGAAGCCGGGGAATATGCGACACAGAGACGCAGAGAAAACAGAGAAAAGCAACAGCATTAAGAGGAAGTCTTAAAGAAGCCTATCCCGTCACTGTTTTCTCTGCGTCTCTGTGTCGAAAGGTTTTTGCCACCTGAAAGCGGTACGCGCTATACCACAATTCCACTTCCTTGCACTTTGTTGTACTTTTCACAGCGGTTTCGGGGAAGTGCAACGAATTAATATTGACAGAGTCCGCAAAGATCAGTGTAGACCAGTAGGCGGCACCCCCGGATAAGCGGATAACCGCAAAGATCGCAGCAAGCCCCCTAAAGTTCGACGGCGGCGCTCGCCACGCCGAAGCCTTGGCGAAGGTGGGACGCCGCCCTGGCTGTTGTTCTCTTCCGATCCCCCGAACCAACGGGGATAACCACAAAGGACACAAAGGGCGCAAAGGGCCGCTGTGTTACAGAGAAAGCAAAAACATTCCCGCCGACCGCGATTTGAATTGAGGTATCTGTCCCACTCTGCCCACTCTGCCCAGGTTTCAACTATGGCAGCGGGGGTAATCCGAGCTCTTTCAAGTATCCGTTGTGCTTTGTCTTCGCGGCCTGGATGGCTTTCTCGATTTCTACCAACTCGTCATGAGTCGCCGCCAGATCGATTTCCTGTTCCTGTTGGGCAGTGCTGACGTAACGCGATATGTTCAGATTGTAGTCGTTGGCAACGATTTCCTTCATCCCGACGCGCCGGGAATACCGTTTCTCTTTCTTGCGGAACTGGTATGTCTCGATGATCTTATTGATATCCTCTTCCGTCAGTTGGTTCTGGCGCTTGCCTTTCTGGAAGTGTTCGCTGGCATTGATGAAGAGCACGTCGTCGGGCTTTTTGCACTTCTTGAGCACGAGAATGCAGACCGGGATGCCAGTCGAATAGAACAAGTTGGCCGGGAGGCCGATCACCGTATCAATGTGTCCGTCATCAAGCAGTTTTGTGCGGATGCGTTCCTCCGCACCGCCCCGGAACAGAACACCGTGCGGCAGGATGATCGCCATCACACCTTCGTCCTTGAGGTAGTGAAACCCGTGCAGGAGAAATGCAAAGTCGGCCGCGCTCTTGGGGGCAAGCCCATGGTTCTTGAACCGTACATCCTGGCCCATCGCCTCGCTCGGGTCCCAGCGGTAGCTGAAGGGAGGATTGGCCACCACTGCGTCGAACTTGGGCATCTTCGCCGGGTTGCTTTCCCGGAGCATATCCCAGTCGTTGGTCAGCGTATCACCGTGGTAGATTTCGAACTCTGAATCTTTCACTCCGTGCAGCAGCATGTTCATGCGGGCCAGGTTGTAGGTGGTGATATTCTTTTCCTGACCAAAGATCTTACCAATCCCATGCGAGGGCATCATATTCCGCACGTTCAGCAGGAGTGAGCCCGATCCGCAGGCGAAGTCGAGGACGCGTTCTAATCGCGGCTTCTTCCCCGTGGCCGGCTCCTGGCTGTCCAACGTGACGATTGCGGAGAGGATGCTCGAAATCTGCTGCGGCGTGTAAAACTCGCCCGCTTTCTTGCCTGACCCTGCGGCAAACTGGCCGATCAGGTATTCGTAGGCGTCCCCCAGCGCGTCGATGTTCGTGGAGAACTCGGCCAGTCCCTCGGCGATTTTCTGGATGATCGTGCAGAGTTTGGCGTTACGGTCACTGTAGGTTTTGCCAAGTTTATCGGAGCCAAGATTGATTTCGGAGAACAAGCCCTGAAAGGTGCTCTCAAAGGATTCATTCTCGATGTACTTGAAACCAGCCTGGAGGGTGTTAAGCAGATCGGTACTCTGCGTGCGGGCCATGTTGGCGATACTGGCCCAAAGGTGGTCAGGCTTGATTACGTAGTGTACCTTGCGGCGCATCTGTTTTTCAAACTCCACCACGTCATCGGGGTTGTTGGCATACCACACGGCCAGCGAAACGCAGCGCTGGTCGTCGGCAACCTTCGGGTAGTCTGACCCCAGTTCCCTCCTGGCGGCGGCGTCATAGTTGTCAGATAGATACCGCAGGAACAGGAACGCCAGCATGTAGTCGCGGAAATCATCCGCATTCATCGCGCCCCGTAGTTGGTCGGCGATGCTCCAAAGTGTTTGCCCCAGTTGTCTTTGGTCACGGTCGTTCATTGTGCGGGTCCTGGTGAGGCCGATGCTGCTTGCGCAGATGCGGCTGCCGGCGCTACTGCCACTGTGGCTGCTTGTGCA containing:
- a CDS encoding HEAT repeat domain-containing protein is translated as MAARFSTWSIVTLIIAGVLIAGALVTLAMTWQNDQDANPDLARIRQLQQSGDVGGLVEMTRKQDTDIARKAVGALGPLGEKATPALIVAMKDSRPMVRSKAAVTLNQTISKGVIEQKDAQQALVEAAKTDPDEGVRSSAITTLGHARAYETMDTILDGMEDASPAVREAAHQAMRKVLGLDYPFKADDPEPKRRQMVQMIRSAWKQPGFRERIEEYYQGRFKRIYKRFAR
- a CDS encoding H-X9-DG-CTERM domain-containing protein; this encodes MIRSSHPRLQAFTLTELLVVIAVLAILVTLLIPSVSNLTSAANNFICANNLKSIGQAVWVESDGKRKITPAAWVATLRPHVDGTASVFRCPESDDYYATASAGKSGGEGTSPNAVDISQFIQAWALNGYNNETRGGLNGGMYSFNDDTPWSIHMSQTQRNGMTNSNFGNRVVGSCQAGNPGDQVQWWGADYLKLRDTVYDGGDGSGTHFWAVEIYSWGGGGYYGTGANHYRFTKPFIKVEPFGSGVKVWVSPRVPVYPGDTVVVGSGYYGSNSTDFSIVGKTSATAASNKGPLILMPDRQFAISQWALSCFNPQPGVPKGDLNVVPGSLLCCTTAGYEDYVILPPGASSEEGGGGTPSAEPDEDLRTNYGMNELAETLKNPNQIFAIDYVAPSVKIDPALDDWDTQATYDSNNDNVLDFARHRGKVNVLFVDGRVRGMDPDEINPKEAFIRQNYWQPD
- a CDS encoding type I restriction-modification system subunit M; this encodes MNDRDQRQLGQTLWSIADQLRGAMNADDFRDYMLAFLFLRYLSDNYDAAARRELGSDYPKVADDQRCVSLAVWYANNPDDVVEFEKQMRRKVHYVIKPDHLWASIANMARTQSTDLLNTLQAGFKYIENESFESTFQGLFSEINLGSDKLGKTYSDRNAKLCTIIQKIAEGLAEFSTNIDALGDAYEYLIGQFAAGSGKKAGEFYTPQQISSILSAIVTLDSQEPATGKKPRLERVLDFACGSGSLLLNVRNMMPSHGIGKIFGQEKNITTYNLARMNMLLHGVKDSEFEIYHGDTLTNDWDMLRESNPAKMPKFDAVVANPPFSYRWDPSEAMGQDVRFKNHGLAPKSAADFAFLLHGFHYLKDEGVMAIILPHGVLFRGGAEERIRTKLLDDGHIDTVIGLPANLFYSTGIPVCILVLKKCKKPDDVLFINASEHFQKGKRQNQLTEEDINKIIETYQFRKKEKRYSRRVGMKEIVANDYNLNISRYVSTAQQEQEIDLAATHDELVEIEKAIQAAKTKHNGYLKELGLPPLP
- the typA gene encoding translational GTPase TypA, whose product is MPRQNIRNIAIIAHVDHGKTSLVDQLLRQCGQFRKGEMMGQFILDSNPLERERGITILAKNCAIEYTDRAGQHYHINIVDTPGHADFSGEVERVLKMADGVLLLVDAFDGVMPQTRYVLSKALEVGLEPIVVVNKMDRPDARPKQVIDQVFDLLVDLGAEEHAMNFPLVFASAKEGWAAIDIDNLPPPGTGDIHPLFEAIIRHVPAPTFDPEAPLQALVTTLDYSDYVGRIGIGRVFAGRLKKGANIMVINRAGEHTPRTVSQVMQFEGLGRHEVDVIEAGDLFAVVGLEAIDIGDTLACPDFPKALPTLPVDEPTLHMTFRINDGPFAGQDGKYVTNRQLRERLMKELQSNVALRVEDLGDEYTVSGRGLLHLGILLENMRREGYELTVGKPEVIYHIEDGKKQEPIERLVVDVASEAVGSMMQLMGDRRAEMLNMETQGSRTLAEFTIPARGLIGLRNRMLTATQGEAIMHHRFWRYEPVRGDIPGRANGVMIATDSGPVTGYALEGLADRGVMFVTPGDEVYEGQIVGEHCKDTDIPVNAVRAKKLTNMRVSNKEQTVTLKAARSMSLESALEYIESDELVELTPKTIRIRKRYLKETDRKRHARQ